CTGCAAGGCCAAGGCCGGGCGGGCCAAGCAAGTCGCCGCAAAGGCCGTCGGCCAGGTCGCGGCGTTGCAGCCGGCGGACCCGCCGCAGTCGCTGAGGAGCCTTGCCTTCAACGGACCGGACGGCAAGCCGATGACGATCGCCGACCATGCCGGCAAGACGGTGCTGCTCAATCTCTGGGCGACATGGTGCGCGCCCTGCCGCGCCGAAATGCCGGCGCTCGACGCGCTGCAGAAGGAGAAGGGCGGCAATGCCTTCGAGGTCGTCGCGGTCAATATCGACACCGGCGACGACGCCAAACCGAAGAAATTCCTCAAGGAGATCGGCGTCGAGACGCTCGGCTATTATCGGGATCCGACGATAGCTTTGTTCAACGAGGTCAAGACCCGCGGGCTGGCGCTGGGCTTGCCGGTCACCATGCTGATCGACGGCGAGGGTTGCCTGATCGCGCATATGAACGGCCCGGCGGAATGGTCGAGCCCCGACGCCAAGCGGCTGGTGGAAGCCGCACTTGCACCGTGATCCTCAAGCTCGGATGCGTGTCATCGCGACTCACTCCACGCGGACGGTGACGATAAGCGCGTCGTGATCGGCGCTCGGGCTGCCATCCGGCAACAGTGCCGGCAAAGTCGCCGCCGCGCTTGCCGCAAGGCCACGGGTGAAAAACCAGTCGATGCGGCCGATCGGCGTCGGATCGCCGGCGGCGCGCCGCTGCGTCGGCCGGTCGAGCGTGTTGGCGTCGCGCCAGCGGTAGCCGTGGTCGGCAAGCACCTGAAACAGCGGTTCGTGGCGCTCGACGTCGATCAGCCGGCCGGGTTCGGCGGCAATCCGCGCGCGCCAGGCGGCAGGGTCGTCGTGACGCTCTTCATGGCCGGCGGTCAGCGTGTTGAAGTCGCCACCGATCAGCACTGGCGCGTGCGCGTCATATTTGTCGATCTCCTCGAGGAGATGGCGTGTCTGGTCCGCGCGGCCGGCGGGATCGGTACGGTTTTCGAGATGCACCGAAACAACAGTCACGCGGCGGCCGCCGAGCAGCACCTGGCCGCCGATCGCCATGCGCCCGCCGATGCGCGGCTGGCCGCGCTCCGGGCGGAACCAGCCGCCGGCGGCATCCAGGCGAAAGAGGAATGGGCGCTCGAGCGGCACGGCGCTGGTCACGGCGTTGCCGTGGAAGCCTTCCCTATTCTCGGCCTCGCCCGTCGCCATCTGTTCCGAATCGTTGCCAATGCCCAGTTCGACGAACTCGACGCCATAGGCGAAAGCGTGGCCGAGCCGGTCGGCAAGCCGGCTCAGCGGATGACCGTTGCCCGAACGGGCCATGCCCTTGTCGACCTCCGTCAGCAGAACCACGTCCGGCGCCTGGCCGGCGATGGTCGCGGCGATAGCATCGACATGGCGAAGCCGCTCGACGTTCCATGCCATCACCGTCAGGCTTGCGCCTGCGCCATCGCGGGACGTCCTGCCGCCGATCTCGATCTCGCCCAATGCCGGAATGGCGGCAGCGTGGCGCATATGGGTGGCGCTGCCGCGCGGGCCTTCCCGCATTGCCTGGCGGTCAGCCATCGGCACATGGGTCAATTGCGCGACAAGCATGTCATTCGTCCAATTTGGCCGGCGCTCAACTTAGCCGGTTAAGCATGAGTGGTCTTTACGCCGCTTCGCGGCGCCCTAGCTTCCTAGACCGCCGAGATGACGTTTTCATGCCGGCGCGACCGCCGAGGGGGAGGAGAGACTGGCTGTCCACAGGGCCTTACCTACCGGTCCAG
The window above is part of the Mesorhizobium sp. WSM4904 genome. Proteins encoded here:
- a CDS encoding TlpA disulfide reductase family protein, which encodes MADGNKFFPAPRLILAALVAGVLAGAVAVYVSESGSGNNAQPPQAAADNSKDDVACKAKAGRAKQVAAKAVGQVAALQPADPPQSLRSLAFNGPDGKPMTIADHAGKTVLLNLWATWCAPCRAEMPALDALQKEKGGNAFEVVAVNIDTGDDAKPKKFLKEIGVETLGYYRDPTIALFNEVKTRGLALGLPVTMLIDGEGCLIAHMNGPAEWSSPDAKRLVEAALAP
- a CDS encoding endonuclease/exonuclease/phosphatase family protein, giving the protein MLVAQLTHVPMADRQAMREGPRGSATHMRHAAAIPALGEIEIGGRTSRDGAGASLTVMAWNVERLRHVDAIAATIAGQAPDVVLLTEVDKGMARSGNGHPLSRLADRLGHAFAYGVEFVELGIGNDSEQMATGEAENREGFHGNAVTSAVPLERPFLFRLDAAGGWFRPERGQPRIGGRMAIGGQVLLGGRRVTVVSVHLENRTDPAGRADQTRHLLEEIDKYDAHAPVLIGGDFNTLTAGHEERHDDPAAWRARIAAEPGRLIDVERHEPLFQVLADHGYRWRDANTLDRPTQRRAAGDPTPIGRIDWFFTRGLAASAAATLPALLPDGSPSADHDALIVTVRVE